tattttattattttattggacctagagttacattaactattaaaaaataatcaaaattagttttagtttgtattcTATTAGTTGTTAATGGGACTCatgtattaaaaatttaaattaaatatatttgactcCTTATTTGTTTGCTGTAAAAAAAGGTGCAGCTGAAAAACAAGAAGTCAAATGACTCACATGCCACATCATATATGACATATACATTGAAGAACACTTAAATATCTTTTAAtcatatttaatatatttgacATCTaatttggagatggtctaaatcTTTTCTCAAATTTCTAAAACATGTTTGCGATTGAACCTACCGGTAGCCCGAGGTCCCCATCCGACCGGTAGCCCATTCCAACCCACCGGTCTTTGGTTCCAGCAATGTCTTTTTAAATATCTAACGAAGGGTTTCTCCAGCTAGTGTGACTGTTGGATATTGGGCCACAAATTCGTGGGTTAACGGTTGAATAATCGGGCTATTGAATAATGTCGTGGGAGTTGAAAGTTTCAGCACAACACTCATGCACAAAATAAATTTGATTGACTTTAGCACACGTTATATGCTACAAGGAAAATAAGAACCACCTTTtacacaatttatttttttggttgaagaaaGTTTAGAGCGAGAGGTGGCAACTCCATTCCAGGGTCGAGACATTCACAAGCTTATTTCGcacattatttattttcaaaaatcaaAGCATCTTCAATTGAGAGATGTAAATTTGAGCAGCGGAATCCACCACCGAAATATGTAAGAATATGTACAACATATTTTAGCTGGCGACTGGACCAGTTCATGTTTCTAGAAGAAATCTGTACCAATCTAACTGGCAAGTAAGTGAAAAATCCCAGGAAAGAAGGGACCATATGTTGCCCACTAGAATGCGACATGAATGTGACGATGATCAACCAAATGCTCTACTCGCTCCCTCGCTGAGATACGATGGGTAATATTAacgattaaatttttaaaattaaatgatataaaaatttatgattagattattatttaagcgttgattaacatttttattttttaataatgacacatcatttaatttataaatttagttttcTTAACATTATATTAAATATGATATGTACCACCGTCCCACAAACTTGTATATGGTCAACCGACTTTCTCAACCACAATTCTTTATTAGTGCGAAACTTTTGTTTGGCGGACCTGCTTTAGACACCACCAAAATTGGACCCCTTTCTCTTTAGTCATTCAGCCATTAGTACACTAACAACGTTGCTTTGTGGTTGTGATTTCGTAAGTGTAGTACAAGTGCATATTAATTGTCTCCTTAGAAGGAACCTCAAGGCGATTGTGATTTCTTGAGTGTAGTACTAGTACGTATTAATTGTTCCATTAGAAGGAAATTCAAGCTTTTGTCTCTTTCTGtgtacaaagaaaaacaaaaggacaAGTGGTGTGTTATTTATATTCTTCTTTTTACTTTATACACATCATAATAAATTGCAGTCGTCAGATCGACTAAATTAAAGAATattaaaagacaaaaattaataaagtgtATGTACGAAGTAAAAAATAATGTCTGAATAGCATatcccaaaaacaaaagtaaagtgAAATGAACGGCCCCTCCGgttgttttctaatttttttcatacAATAAACTACCTTCCATTTCATGCATTTAAGTTGTAAAAAGTCGAATTCCCATCCCAAAATGTAAGGTATAATTTTTACATTCATTAATTTGACTGCAAACAATCAAAACTAAAAGAGTACGAGACAAATTGTACACTAACGCATTATAGTAATATAAGGTATTTTTTATGTTAAGTGTATGAGtttcacattttaaaaaaaaaaaaatattatatatacttataagtaattggactactcttcatattataaattgattttatgatgaaaaccttaactttcttcgCATGACTTTGTCTTGCTAAATTATGAATTTAAGCTCCTATTGTGTTGTCAATATACACAGTCTAGTAACATGGTACTGACAAGAGATATAAAGATATCATCAACATCTACTGACGCATGTATAAATTGTCATTAATTATTGATGTGTTATGAGACTCATTTACGTCACATACTGACAACCACTTGTGCGGATACATAAACACGTTATGGTCAAAGCTAGCAAGACGAACcagatcctcgccggatccattTCTTAAGGATCCTAGGAtcatatcgtgcggtcagatttcgttagatactatttatatttgaattttaaattttaaattttaaatgatttacgACCGCACGATATATGTTGAACGGATACGATTGCGTGATCCCTAGCATCCCTAGGGAATGGATTCGGCGAGGATCCTGGTTCTAGGAAGagatctatatatatgtattttatcAATCATATGATATGATTATTGATGATTGGATTTCgattgtataatttttttattagtgacaaTCACATAATTataaattgggtttttttttttttttcattgaagaagattcaattcaataaaattccaACCTTAGATTACATAGAGGTGTGCTATCcatacatctcattttacttctcacataccttttgttaatttatgtccattgatctttttcaattctttcgatccgacggtcgaaaattagaagggtgtgtgcgaagtaaaaaatggtgtgtggatatcacatcctaTTACATATTGATTTTAGTCATTTAATGTGTAcctaattcaaatttatattatatttttgttttaatatccaatggatatcttatttaatgtctccatattaaattaaatttttttttttggtacatcgatatttttacactaagaggaggggaagttcggctaaaccacacaataggtagcctaatttggtatcaaatttgccatccacgagatttgaacttaagacctctcacttccgagtgaagaggaataccacctgACTGTAGTATTGAGtgactttaaatttattattatacatattttaatttattaattttgtttaacttcATCTAATTACTGTAATTAGAGAAAGTTATTAAATAgtaaattaaaatgtgtatctAAACTATCTATTAATAAAATCCtatttgtcaactaaaagattatgaaaagactatttagtatcaccaaaaaaaaaaaaaaaaaaaagagggcaataatgtaatttgacacaccccaacctagatcagggcgtgctggccgtcacgtggaagtgacgtagtcatgtgcacagtgcggaagctaataaaataataagggaaatagtaatacgaataaataaaaactggttttacataaaataataataagtgcAACGCctagttcagagcataaagcctaAGGCAGTCCAAATGAAAATGACGCAAccaaagtacacccgaaggtggtcctacactggtgatcgtctgtcagaaatgccgggaaagtcctctgggaaaccaccaaacctgcTAGTCAACTAGAACGTGGAGggacgcaaaacaaaagcgtgagtgggcaaaaacaaagcttttcgaaaaccatttaacaaataagttctaacccctcgccgtaaaacctgtatacttcccagaaaatagatgtacatatatataccaatcatgctcaagaatatgccatgccaaaatctcaaaatgaaatgcaagtgctcaggtataatcatatcattatcatataatctggcagccggagtcacctaacgtgacctgtacggctgaatctagagctcaaatcccaaTCTCACTAACTGAACCttcacacgagtcggaaccacctaaagtggtctgtacgacaggcctgggtgtaacatatatatacgctcaagtgctacgatcacatgaaggctgggcgaataatcgcgggtcacctacgagtcggaaccacctagagtggtctgtacgacaggactgtgcacctaacttggatccaagctgagcgtgtggtgcgggaggtgaacatcacgtgaaggactgtgccctactctgggcgggagcactaacaccgggggtgcaggttatgagctctttaagcatctcaaatcactactgaatataaacatgaataacacttacctggcacttacctgtgcgttggcagcaccaaatatgcatatatatatatatatatatatatatatatatatataaacgacTAATAATGCCACTAACGATGCATAAACAACGGTAATATAATGCATAGCATATGGCaattaacaattcaaatcaatttctgggaaaatataagtatataggtatatacggaaaaccaaaagcccactcactggtatgtggaagggtcgtagccctcCTGCCTCGAgggaccacgctcgtcctcgggataggtatcacctatatgcgaaaccactacgaaaacgttaattttaaagcacataaccaacctttagaaataacttctcatacaatgctcaaatgggatgtatgaatacaccaacgtgatctactcaacctcaggaacatccccatatttttaaaataatttttcaccgccgcacgcgccggccacgagcaggcacgtgcctggcacgctgacggcgtcagttgacgccgtcaggaatattccgttatccctAACAGATTTcatcaacggcgttaggaatattccgtcgtcttctccggcgagcctccggcgccgtcgccggtgccggaaaactgggaatttttcaaatcgtcctatcttcttcatttttcaaccaaatttcacaaaattggtaccaaaatgaagcttacaacgagaggaacacaatcataccactttcaagtgctaaaattcatgaaatctcacctgcaaaatcaccccaactccggccaacctcgaaactcgtgatcccgatgtccaaaaccttcaaacgaaccaccccgagcctcctagggacctcaccaagcttcctacaagcttgaaattccctaaaacgtgagaaatcacgtgtgcatgaacagtaccaaaatcgggcatcgtgagttcgacgtgaaaacgaaggtattcttacctgaaatgggtatggttggactcctacaagcctcacgagcctgaatatgtgcttggtttcttcgatctgtgaaggtttgatgggtgtgtgggtgtgtccgtacgtttcaaAGAAAATGGGAAGCGAATGGGGACTCGGGACAAACACAGAGAAAGGGAGAAAAGGGTGTGGagtgtgggagtgtgtgtgtggctcaaaacatgccaacaaaaccCCAAACATGACACAAAACGTAATGaaatcgaactaggggcaaaatcgtcttttcacacgtacgtttttaaaattcctcgggacgggctgtcacataatTTCATAAGaccaaattttactatttttttattaaaatctcACCTATAGATAATGTTAAAATATCTTccatatttaaaatgaaaaaataaaaaaaaattcccactcccactcccactcccacccacattctctttctctccctctctccttcctatttttctaaaaaaaaaacgtgttCTTAACTTCTTACACATAAAAtatgtaggcaaatgctagtaataataataattgttcttcaccaaaaagaaaataataacagTAATTGTTTAAAATGTGTCTATAATTACTTCCTCTAATTACTGTAATTACCAATTATTACCATATACATTTAAGTAGAATTGGTCTATTACTcgtaaattattattatcataaaaggaaaaaaagtttAAAGGTTTTCTAGATTTGGAAGGTGAAAGGCGCAAGCTACAGGGCAACAACAGTGGAGGTGGTAGTAAAATATGGAGGGAAAAGGGAGGATGCAATTTCCTGTTATCTTCCGATTTAGTCAAACTCCTCCTCCACCAACTACCCAAccaccctctcctcctttctCAACCAACTTCCTCTCTCCTCCTTCTCTCTCCCCATTCTCTCTCATCACCCCACTATGGCGGAAATCAGCACCCTCAGCTCCGATGTGACGGAGCTCATCCTCTCCTACCTCCCCATCCCCACCCTCATCCGCGCCTCCGCCGTCTGCAAGCACTGGCACTCCCTCATctcctcctccaccttctcCTCCCCACTCTCCCATAAATACCCCTGGTTCTTCCTCTTCGGCATCCACAACACCTCCTCCAACTTCAACCAGTGCTTCGCCTTCGACCCCCTCTCCAACCTCTGGTTCCGCCTCCCCTCCCCCACCTTCCCCTCCCAGTCCTCCTCCTTCCTCGGCGCCGACGGCTTCTTCCTCGTCACCGCCCCCTTCTTCACCTTCTCCCATATCCTCAAACGCCAATGGCTCTCCACCTCCCCTCTCCGATTTTCCCGCGTCAACCCCCTCGTCGGCGTCGATTCTCCCCCCTCTTCGTCTTCCTCCGCCTCCTCCTCCCCAATCCCTAGCTTTGTCGTCGTCGGCGGGGTCCGATTCATCGGCAATTTGGTCGACATCGAGGACCGTTTGGCCGTGGAGATTTACAATCCCGATTCCGATTCATGGCTCCTCTGCCCGCCGCTCCCCGCCGATTTCCGCTCAGGAAACTCGTCAGAATCTCTCTCCTCCGCTCTCTTCAAGCGCCGATTCTACGTCTTCGGAATCTACTCCTGCTTTATTGCCTCGTTTGATCTCCGCACCCACGCCTGGAGCGAAGTCCAGACCCTCCGCCCGCCCGGGGTCGTCTTCTCCTTCCTGATTGCCTCCACCAACCACCTCGTCCTCGCCGGAATCTGCAACGGCCCTATCGGTCCGTCATTCAACCTGTGGAAGATCGAGGAGGCCACCATGGAGTTCAGCGAGATCGCCATCATGCCGCAGGACTTGTTGGATGGATTGTTCGACGGCGATGAGGAAGACAAGTTTGCAAGCTTGAAATGTGTGGGATTGGGAAACCTTATATACGTGTTCAATGAGGAGTATCATAAGAAGTACCCGGCTTGTGTTTGCGAGATTGGTTCCGATGACAATGGCGGACCTTCGGGGAAGTGTAGCTGGAGGAGAATGCCCCAATTGCCATCCCCTGTTAATAAATTCCATAAAGTCATCAGCTTTTCGTCGACAGTTTCCCCGCATAATATCCTTCGTGGCGAAGGGGAGGGCGAAGGAGACGGTGTTGTCAATGTGCAGCCTATGTTGGACTGATTTTGCGCTCCGCGGATTCATGGTATGGATTCatcaattttcttaatttgttcttCGTTGATATCATGTTAAGATTGATTGATTTTGCAATTGAAGTTTGGTGGGTTTGATTTTGTTAAGTAGGATTTAATTAGCTGTGACGTTTCTTGATTGAATTAACAAGGGGTTTTATGCCAAATTCAGTGTAGATCAGTAGGTGACATGTGTGAATATATCCTTAAAGATGCAAGTAAAATTACATAGAGAAACTCCCAAATCAGGGTACTTATTAAATTTATGTGACTAGTTCAGGCATGATCGATTAGTGTTAATTACCCGTTTTAAGTGGAAAACATGGTAGTCATTCCGTAatacggtctggtggtatttctcttcactttggaagtgagaggtcttaggttcgaatcttgttGAAGTTACTTTTGGTGATGGTAGAACATTACGTGTTGGACATGTTCCTGAATGGTAGTGTGGGACAGTAAAGTTCAGAGGTTTAATGAGCTGAGATTTTCAAGTTTCTACCATATATGCTTCTTCTACTAACGTGGCAAGATTTATAAATCCAGTTTTCTCAAGTTTCTACCAGAAAAGTGTTGGTTTACATCTTAATTTTTGACATTTCTGTGCTCCATAAGATACATAAGTTTCGGTGATTGAATATCTACCAGTTTTCATCTTTATAAGGAATATAATCACCTTGTGGAGGTTTCCGCTCTTGAGTCTTGCATTGAATATCTACTCTATGCTCACATTATGTGCCGTTggataaatttgatttttgggaTTCTTGTTGAAAATCTATTCTCTCGTCGACGCATGATCACCTCCGAAAAAATTTTGAGGGGCATTGCCGCGTTGTGTTTGTGCATTCCATTTCCCTCATCAAGTGCATGTGCATTTACAACCGAGCAAAAAATAAATCCTGGTCTCCGAAGTCAGATCGAATGAGGCCTTGAATGGTTTACTAACATTTCATTGTCTGCATCATGTTTGACAGCAATGCACATGACAGAGATGCAAGATCAAACACTTCGGTTAGGGAAAAAACATGTTTCAGTTGTGCAGATGATGCTCCAGTATTGTCTCGTTTCTTAGTATTTAAGAATCTTCCACACAACAGACAGAGAAATTGAATAATAGCAGGAGAACTGTCAACGTCCTCTGGCGTTATCTACGCTCTCGCCTCGGTTGTTGACATCGTAGTTACTTGTATTGTTTGGTGTAATTTGTCAGAATTTGTAAGATATGTACTGTTAGCATTGTGGTGGTATATCCATTTCCAACGATGTGATGTAATTGTGTGTAAAACATTTTGGAAGTTGATAATCTTGGCTTCAATGAAATCTTTAATTTGTGTACTAAGGTGGAGCATTCGAGCCAGCGAGAGGATTAGgtttagaattttattttttatttttaaataatttaataatattaattttttatcaaatatttttagaaaaaaaatttatagcTAGTTGTTTGGACAATTCATTTTACAGAATGAAGTTGCACTTGAACAATTATTATTCATTAAGATAGTAATTGTTTTTACCCAATTGACGGGGCAATTATTGCCTTAGTGAGGTGAAGGTGCTCTAAATGTTGGGTACTTATCTGCacttagctttttttttaatcaattgtgCAGTGATACATGGAGGCAACGATAAGTCAAAACACGTAAGCTACCAAATTTCTCCAAACCCTGGACGTCAGTTTGTGAATGAGTGTGGTATTCACATactattttttacttttcacacactcttATTAATTCATGCCCTTTGATTTTCTTCGATTTATCCGATTCgtcggtcgaaaattaaaaagatgtgtgtgaaataaaaaatggtgtgtggaaCCTTTTGTGAAATATATGGGGCGAAATCCAATTGGGCCTGGGCTTTTGATTGGCCGGAAATGATTTTCACTAAATTTTCGCCCTTTTTTTGACAGCTTCTCATTCTcactctcccttctctctctcttcagtgTTCTGACTGTCTCGCTCCTCCtctagggttttagggttttctgTTTCTTCCAAATCCGAAAAATCCGAAACGCCATGGAAAAGTTTCAGAAGGTCGAGAAGCCGAGGCCCGAAGTGCCCATCAATGAGAACGAGATCCGAATCACCACCCAAGGCTCTATCAGAAACTACATCAGCTATGCCACCACTCTGCTTCAGGTTCGTCTTCTCTCTCTTCGATCATCTCTTATGTTCTCGTTTTTTTATCGTTTTTTCTTCCATTGATTCATAATTTggtgttttttgtatttttggtttcTGGGTGTTTTTGCATGTCTTTGCTTTTGTATTGGGTTTTGTCCGTTCGGTTTATTGGATTGTTTTTGCTTCAAATACTGATGGATTTCTGACCCATTTTGttatatgtgggtatttttTACGGGTGTTGGTTGTATGCTGGTGATAATATGCATTTGTGTTATGCTTTATGGATTTTTCTGGTTTTTGGTTATGTTTGAAACTTGAATCACATGAATGTAGCTGTTgttattgtttatattgatggtCTCGGATAAGTTTTTG
This genomic stretch from Pyrus communis chromosome 2, drPyrComm1.1, whole genome shotgun sequence harbors:
- the LOC137726669 gene encoding F-box/kelch-repeat protein At3g24760, yielding MAEISTLSSDVTELILSYLPIPTLIRASAVCKHWHSLISSSTFSSPLSHKYPWFFLFGIHNTSSNFNQCFAFDPLSNLWFRLPSPTFPSQSSSFLGADGFFLVTAPFFTFSHILKRQWLSTSPLRFSRVNPLVGVDSPPSSSSSASSSPIPSFVVVGGVRFIGNLVDIEDRLAVEIYNPDSDSWLLCPPLPADFRSGNSSESLSSALFKRRFYVFGIYSCFIASFDLRTHAWSEVQTLRPPGVVFSFLIASTNHLVLAGICNGPIGPSFNLWKIEEATMEFSEIAIMPQDLLDGLFDGDEEDKFASLKCVGLGNLIYVFNEEYHKKYPACVCEIGSDDNGGPSGKCSWRRMPQLPSPVNKFHKVISFSSTVSPHNILRGEGEGEGDGVVNVQPMLD